A region from the bacterium genome encodes:
- a CDS encoding transposase gives QSGANLNTNGKITKRGSKHLRRALTCAAGIAKMYDPELKKYYQDKRDQGRKYREVLCILGRKMGFRVFAVLQRGTPYEKRELKEERK, from the coding sequence AACAGAGCGGTGCCAATCTAAACACCAACGGCAAAATCACTAAACGTGGCTCGAAACATTTACGTCGTGCTTTAACTTGTGCCGCGGGGATTGCTAAGATGTATGATCCGGAATTAAAGAAATACTATCAAGACAAGCGCGATCAAGGCAGAAAGTACCGAGAAGTATTGTGCATTCTTGGACGCAAGATGGGCTTTAGAGTCTTCGCTGTTTTACAACGAGGGACGCCTTACGAAAAAAGAGAACTGAAGGAGGAACGGAAATGA
- the murA gene encoding UDP-N-acetylglucosamine 1-carboxyvinyltransferase, with translation MSKTYIINGGNQLHGQVKVSGSRNAVTKMMIASLLSFDPIRLKNVPEIGEVQSTMEMLEKIGTQITWDKENKFMHLTTPEVRDSKASVEWHGKNRLPMLLVAPLLHRFGHAEIPLDSSQEGAQKLVDYHIEGYKAMGAIVEKKDNMLNFRAGKLKGATITLPYPSVSATENLLLAAVLAEGKTVIKNVAVEPEVIDLTNLLQKMGAVIFHEPGRMFVVEGVGFLNGAEHSIIPDRIEVASFACVAIATQGSVFINGAVQDENQTLLNVIKKIGGSFSVIDEGIAFSHEGELKAINLETGVHPGFMTDWQPPFSVVLTQCNGASVLHETVHEQHFSYIDDLVKMGADVQVFAECLGSSECRFKNKGEKHSAIIKGPTALVGGNLMISDIHSAFAYVLTALVATGTTRIKGVEKLERGFDHVVEKLAELGADITVEEE, from the coding sequence ATGTCAAAAACATACATCATAAACGGAGGAAATCAATTACACGGTCAAGTGAAGGTCAGTGGATCCAGAAACGCGGTCACGAAAATGATGATTGCTTCGCTTCTTTCTTTTGACCCAATTCGTTTAAAAAACGTCCCTGAAATAGGAGAGGTGCAAAGTACGATGGAAATGCTAGAAAAGATTGGCACACAGATTACTTGGGATAAAGAAAATAAATTTATGCATTTAACGACGCCTGAAGTGAGGGATAGTAAAGCGTCCGTTGAGTGGCACGGAAAAAACCGTTTGCCGATGCTTTTGGTCGCTCCGCTTTTACATCGTTTCGGACACGCGGAAATACCACTTGATAGTTCACAAGAGGGTGCGCAAAAACTGGTGGATTATCACATAGAAGGGTACAAGGCGATGGGAGCCATTGTAGAAAAAAAAGATAATATGTTGAATTTTCGTGCCGGTAAATTGAAAGGGGCAACAATTACACTCCCGTATCCTAGTGTGTCAGCGACGGAAAATTTATTACTGGCAGCTGTTTTGGCAGAAGGAAAAACAGTGATAAAAAACGTAGCAGTGGAACCCGAAGTTATTGATTTAACTAATTTGCTTCAAAAGATGGGCGCGGTAATCTTTCACGAACCGGGAAGAATGTTTGTGGTGGAGGGTGTGGGATTTCTCAATGGAGCAGAACATAGCATTATTCCGGATCGAATAGAGGTAGCGTCATTTGCGTGCGTGGCTATCGCTACACAAGGAAGTGTGTTTATTAACGGAGCGGTGCAAGATGAAAATCAGACATTACTGAATGTCATAAAAAAAATTGGCGGTAGTTTTAGTGTTATTGACGAGGGGATTGCGTTTTCGCATGAAGGTGAGTTAAAAGCTATTAATCTGGAAACCGGTGTCCATCCGGGATTTATGACCGATTGGCAACCACCGTTTTCGGTGGTGTTGACGCAGTGTAATGGCGCGTCAGTCTTGCATGAAACGGTTCATGAGCAACACTTTAGCTACATCGATGATTTGGTGAAGATGGGGGCGGATGTCCAAGTTTTTGCGGAATGTTTGGGTAGTAGTGAGTGTCGTTTTAAAAATAAGGGCGAGAAACACAGCGCAATTATTAAAGGACCAACGGCTCTTGTGGGAGGTAATTTGATGATTTCGGATATTCATTCCGCTTTTGCCTACGTGCTTACGGCGCTAGTTGCCACTGGGACAACGCGAATTAAGGGTGTGGAAAAGTTGGAAAGGGGATTTGATCATGTCGTCGAAAAACTCGCTGAATTGGGGGCGGATATAACGGTGGAGGAAGAGTAA